ATTACCTTGCTGATCCCAGGTCATCAATAAACCACCAAAGCGGCTTTCTGGGTCACCCAACAGAGCCATCAGACGTTGTACTTCCCATAATGCGTCTTTAGCTTCCATCTTAATTTCACGGGTTTCACCAGGTTGAATACCATTGTCATTATCCACGCTCAAACCAGTTGCTACCAGTTCTCTTGGATAATCAGGATCCAAATGTGATTGACCTAATTTGTTTACAAAACGTACACCAGCTGTGGTGAACTCACCGATGTTAACCGCTGAATCTCCATTGTTGGTAACTTCCATGGTTACGCGCAGTGCACGTCCTGGTACGTCATAGTTAGCATGAGTCACTTTGATCGCAACTGGATTGGGTGCAATCGGCATTGGCTCCACTTTAGATTCACCTGCTTGGATAGGTACTGTGTAAGGATGAACGCTCTCTGTATAACGATAGCCTCCCCATACAATCGCACATGTCAGAATTGCAACTGCCAATCCAACTTTTCTATCCGTTGGTGATGTCAGTAATTCATCACCATAGGCCAACAATACACGGCTACGTGGCAGGAACATCGGCTTCGCTACAAAGTAACCAATCCAGAAGCAACCTAAACCTAACCATACTATGTGCCAGAATACGCCATTGCTGAAGTTGAATGTTTCTAAGTCAATGCTCTTACCAGTCAATGTGGTGATTGGATTGGTAAAATCATCCCAACTTCCAGAAATGTTCATCCAGGATGCTGGGCCTGCAATTGGACCTGCATCTTTTACGTTCACCATCGCATGCATATGATGGCGTCCTGGAATCCTTGCTTTCAGTTTCACTTCAAATTCATAGTCACGTCCAATTTCCAACGGACCTGAAATGAATGTTGGGTGTCCATTCAGCTTGGTACTCAGACGCACAAACACAGGGCTTGGGCTACCT
The sequence above is a segment of the Thermodesulfovibrionia bacterium genome. Coding sequences within it:
- a CDS encoding methane monooxygenase/ammonia monooxygenase subunit B; the encoded protein is MNIKSIFKLGVLGLYGAAIGAASLAVTLVVDVAPAAAHGERSQEPFLRMRSIQWYDMKWQPKVTKVNDIATMTGKFHLAEDWPRAVGKPGRAFFNVGSPSPVFVRLSTKLNGHPTFISGPLEIGRDYEFEVKLKARIPGRHHMHAMVNVKDAGPIAGPASWMNISGSWDDFTNPITTLTGKSIDLETFNFSNGVFWHIVWLGLGCFWIGYFVAKPMFLPRSRVLLAYGDELLTSPTDRKVGLAVAILTCAIVWGGYRYTESVHPYTVPIQAGESKVEPMPIAPNPVAIKVTHANYDVPGRALRVTMEVTNNGDSAVNIGEFTTAGVRFVNKLGQSHLDPDYPRELVATGLSVDNDNGIQPGETREIKMEAKDALWEVQRLMALLGDPESRFGGLLMTWDQQGNRYINSIAGAVIPVFTKL